A DNA window from Brassica napus cultivar Da-Ae chromosome A4, Da-Ae, whole genome shotgun sequence contains the following coding sequences:
- the LOC106446943 gene encoding tropinone reductase-like isoform X1 gives MTETGEKSRDISRWSLRGMTALVTGGSKGLGEAVVEELSILGARVHTCARDETQLQESLLEWQAKGFQVTTSVCDVSSRVQREKLMETVSTLFQGKLNILVNNAGTCITKPTTEFSAEDFSFLMATNLESAFHLSQLAHPFLKASGSGSIVFMSSAAGVVHINVGSIYGATKGAMNQLARNLACEWASDSIRINSVCPWFIATPLANKYIDHEEHKKEVEKKTPMGRVGEANEVSSLVAFLCFPAASYITGQVICVDGGATINGLSFKSLP, from the exons ATGACCGAGACAGGAGAAAAATCGAGAGACATATCTAGATGGAGCCTTAGAGGCATGACTGCTCTTGTCACCGGTGGCTCCAAAGGCCTCGG GGAGGCTGTGGTGGAAGAACTATCAATCTTGGGAGCAAGAGTCCACACATGTGCCAGAGACGAAACTCAGCTTCAAGAAAGCTTACTTGAATGGCAAGCAAAAGGGTTTCAGGTTACCACTTCTGTTTGCGATGTTTCTTCTCGTGTCCAACGAGAGAAACTCATGGAAACCGTTTCCACTCTCTTCCAAGGAAAACTCAACATCCTT GTAAACAATGCGGGAACGTGTATAACAAAGCCGACCACAGAGTTTAGTGCAGAAGACTTCTCGTTTCTGATGGCCACAAATCTCGAATCAGCTTTTCATCTCTCACAGCTCGCCCATCCTTTTTTGAAAGCTTCTGGTTCAGGGAGCATCGTGTTTATGTCTTCCGCTGCTGGGGTTGTGCATATCAATGTTGGATCCATCTACGGAGCTACCAAAG GAGCCATGAATCAGCTGGCGAGAAACTTAGCATGTGAGTGGGCAAGTGACAGCATAAGGATTAACTCTGTGTGTCCATGGTTCATAGCGACTCCTTTAGCAAACAAA TATATCGATCATGAAGAGCATaaaaaagaagtggagaagaagACACCAATGGGACGTGTTGGAGAGGCAAATGAAGTATCATCGCTTGTTGCGTTTCTCTGTTTTCCGGCAGCTTCGTATATAACCGGTCAGGTTATCTGCGTTGACGGAGGTGCCACTATCAACGGTTTATCTTTCAAGTCTTTGCCTTAA
- the LOC106446945 gene encoding tropinone reductase homolog At2g30670, whose product MYIMKHQWSFLLIAKQKMDKRWSLEGMTALVTGGASGIGHAIVEELASFRARIHVCDISETLLNQSLSEWEKKGFQVSGSTCDVSSRPEREILMQTISGIFDGKLNILVNNVGVVHTKPTTEYEADDFSFHISTNLESAYHLSQLSHPLLKASGIGSIVMISSVGGVVSMCCGSIYSLAKGALNQLAKNLACEWARDGIRTNSVAPNFVNKTTMAKPFFKDTGYEKSLLNRTPLGRAGEPNEVASLVAFLCLPAASYITGQTICVDGGLTVNGFSYQPNA is encoded by the exons atgtatattatgaaGCATCAATGGTCATTCCTACTCATAGCCAAACAAAAGATGGATAAAAGATGGAGTCTTGAAGGTATGACTGCTCTTGTAACCGGTGGAGCCAGCGGAATCGG GCATGCCATAGTAGAGGAGCTAGCCAGTTTTAGAGCTAGAATCCATGTGTGCGACATATCTGAAACACTGCTCAATCAGAGTTTAAGCGAATGGGAAAAGAAAGGGTTTCAAGTGAGTGGTTCAACATGTGATGTATCCTCTCGTCCCGAGAGAGAAATACTTATGCAAACCATCTCAGGGATATTTGATGGCAAGCTGAATATACTT GTGAACAACGTTGGCGTGGTTCACACTAAGCCAACAACTGAATATGAGGCAGATGATTTCTCGTTCCATATATCAACAAACTTAGAATCTGCTTATCATCTTAGCCAGCTTTCACATCCTCTCCTGAAGGCTTCTGGAATTGGAAGCATTGTCATGATTTCCTCTGTTGGAGGGGTTGTATCAATGTGCTGTGGATCTATCTATAGTCTAGCGAAAG GAGCTTTGAATCAACTAGCAAAAAATTTGGCGTGTGAATGGGCAAGAGATGGCATAAGAACCAACTCTGTTGCTCCTAATTTTGTCAACAAAACTACTATGGCTAAACCT TTTTTCAAAGACACCGGTTACGAGAAGAGTTTGTTAAACAGAACTCCACTTGGTCGGGCTGGAGAGCCAAACGAGGTTGCATCACTTGTGGCTTTCCTGTGTCTACCTGCAGCTTCATATATTACTGGTCAGACCATTTGTGTTGATGGAGGTCTCACTGTCAATGGTTTCTCCTATCAGCCAAACGCATGA
- the LOC106446944 gene encoding 3-hydroxyisobutyryl-CoA hydrolase 1 isoform X2, with the protein MALESHSQILVEEKPSVRILTLNRPKQLNALSLNMVTRLLQLFLAFEVDSTVKLVILKGQGRAFCAGGDVSAVVRDIGLGKWRRSADFMSLEYTLNYVMATYCKAQISILNGIVMGGGAGVCVHGRFRIATENTVFAMPETALGLFPDVGASYFLSRLSGFFGEYVGLTGARLNGAEMLACGLATHFVPSTRLTALQADLCNVGSSDPVTFASTILDAYTQHTHPERQSAFCRLDVINRCFSRRTIEEIMSTLEIEATHKPDDWISATIGALKKASPASLKITLRSIREGRVQGVGQCLIRENRMVSHVMKGDISKDFVEWEPRRLEDMKDIMVEQYFKRVEEEDGWEDLKLPPRKHLPASAIAKL; encoded by the exons ATGGCCTTAGAATCTCACTCTCAGATTTTAGTGGAAGAGAAACCTAGTGTTAGAATCTTGACACTAAACAGACCAAAGCAGCTGAATGCTCTGTCTTTGAACATG GTCACTCGGTTGCTGCAACTGTTTCTTGCATTTGAGGTGGACTCTACTGTCAAACTTGTCATCCTAAAG GGTCAGGGAAGAGCTTTTTGTGCCGGTGGTGATGTTTCAGCTGTTGTTCGTGACATCGGACTAGGCAAATGGAGACGCAGTGCTGATTTCATGTCACTTGAATATACTCTCAACTACGTTATGGCCACATATTGTAAAGCTCAG atttcaattttaaatggTATTGTCATGGGAGGTGGAGCTGGTGTCTGCGTCCACGGTCGATTTCGTATTGCAACAGAGAACACG GTTTTTGCCATGCCTGAGACAGCTCTAGGGCTATTTCCAGATGTAGGCGCCTCCTACTTCTTGTCAAGGCTCTCTGGATTTTTTG GAGAGTATGTTGGCCTCACAGGAGCTAGGTTAAATGGTGCCGAAATGCTTGCTTGTGGTCTTGCAACTCATTTTGTGCCTTCAACG AGGTTGACTGCTTTACAAGCAGATCTTTGCAATGTTGGCTCAAGTGATCCAGTTACCTTTGCCTCAACAATTCTCGATGCATACACTCAACATACACATCCGGAACGTCAGAGTGCTTTCTGTAG GTTAGATGTTATTAATAGGTGCTTCTCCAGAAGAACAATCGAAGAAATTATGTCTACACTA GAGATAGAGGCCACTCATAAACCAGATGACTGGATCTCAGCTACCATTGGAGCACTGAAGAAAGCTTCACCAGCAAGCCTTAAAATCACTCTTAGATCG ATAAGAGAAGGACGAGTGCAAGGTGTGGGGCAGTGTCTTATCCGTGAGAATAGAATGGTGTCTCATGTGATGAAGGGAGATATAAGCAAAGATTTTGTGGAG TGGGAGCCAAGGAGACTAGAGGATATGAAGGATATCATGGTAGAGCAGTACTTCAAGAGAGTGGAAGAAGAGGATGGATGGGAGGATCTAAAGCTTCCTCCTAGGAAACACTTGCCTGCTTCAGCGATCGCAAAGCTGTAA
- the LOC106446943 gene encoding tropinone reductase-like isoform X2 — translation MTETGEKSRDISRWSLRGMTALVTGGSKGLGEAVVEELSILGARVHTCARDETQLQESLLEWQAKGFQVTTSVCDVSSRVQREKLMETVSTLFQGKLNILVNNAGTCITKPTTEFSAEDFSFLMATNLESAFHLSQLAHPFLKASGSGSIVFMSSAAGVVHINVGSIYGATKGAMNQLARNLACEWASDSIRINSVCPWFIATPLANKSIKKKWRRRHQWDVLERQMKYHRLLRFSVFRQLRI, via the exons ATGACCGAGACAGGAGAAAAATCGAGAGACATATCTAGATGGAGCCTTAGAGGCATGACTGCTCTTGTCACCGGTGGCTCCAAAGGCCTCGG GGAGGCTGTGGTGGAAGAACTATCAATCTTGGGAGCAAGAGTCCACACATGTGCCAGAGACGAAACTCAGCTTCAAGAAAGCTTACTTGAATGGCAAGCAAAAGGGTTTCAGGTTACCACTTCTGTTTGCGATGTTTCTTCTCGTGTCCAACGAGAGAAACTCATGGAAACCGTTTCCACTCTCTTCCAAGGAAAACTCAACATCCTT GTAAACAATGCGGGAACGTGTATAACAAAGCCGACCACAGAGTTTAGTGCAGAAGACTTCTCGTTTCTGATGGCCACAAATCTCGAATCAGCTTTTCATCTCTCACAGCTCGCCCATCCTTTTTTGAAAGCTTCTGGTTCAGGGAGCATCGTGTTTATGTCTTCCGCTGCTGGGGTTGTGCATATCAATGTTGGATCCATCTACGGAGCTACCAAAG GAGCCATGAATCAGCTGGCGAGAAACTTAGCATGTGAGTGGGCAAGTGACAGCATAAGGATTAACTCTGTGTGTCCATGGTTCATAGCGACTCCTTTAGCAAACAAA AGCATaaaaaagaagtggagaagaagACACCAATGGGACGTGTTGGAGAGGCAAATGAAGTATCATCGCTTGTTGCGTTTCTCTGTTTTCCGGCAGCTTCGTATATAA
- the LOC106446944 gene encoding 3-hydroxyisobutyryl-CoA hydrolase 1 isoform X1 encodes MALESHSQILVEEKPSVRILTLNRPKQLNALSLNMVTRLLQLFLAFEVDSTVKLVILKGQGRAFCAGGDVSAVVRDIGLGKWRRSADFMSLEYTLNYVMATYCKAQISILNGIVMGGGAGVCVHGRFRIATENTVFAMPETALGLFPDVGASYFLSRLSGFFGEYVGLTGARLNGAEMLACGLATHFVPSTRLTALQADLCNVGSSDPVTFASTILDAYTQHTHPERQSAFCRLDVINRCFSRRTIEEIMSTLEIEATHKPDDWISATIGALKKASPASLKITLRSIREGRVQGVGQCLIRENRMVSHVMKGDISKDFVEGCRAILIDKDRNPKWEPRRLEDMKDIMVEQYFKRVEEEDGWEDLKLPPRKHLPASAIAKL; translated from the exons ATGGCCTTAGAATCTCACTCTCAGATTTTAGTGGAAGAGAAACCTAGTGTTAGAATCTTGACACTAAACAGACCAAAGCAGCTGAATGCTCTGTCTTTGAACATG GTCACTCGGTTGCTGCAACTGTTTCTTGCATTTGAGGTGGACTCTACTGTCAAACTTGTCATCCTAAAG GGTCAGGGAAGAGCTTTTTGTGCCGGTGGTGATGTTTCAGCTGTTGTTCGTGACATCGGACTAGGCAAATGGAGACGCAGTGCTGATTTCATGTCACTTGAATATACTCTCAACTACGTTATGGCCACATATTGTAAAGCTCAG atttcaattttaaatggTATTGTCATGGGAGGTGGAGCTGGTGTCTGCGTCCACGGTCGATTTCGTATTGCAACAGAGAACACG GTTTTTGCCATGCCTGAGACAGCTCTAGGGCTATTTCCAGATGTAGGCGCCTCCTACTTCTTGTCAAGGCTCTCTGGATTTTTTG GAGAGTATGTTGGCCTCACAGGAGCTAGGTTAAATGGTGCCGAAATGCTTGCTTGTGGTCTTGCAACTCATTTTGTGCCTTCAACG AGGTTGACTGCTTTACAAGCAGATCTTTGCAATGTTGGCTCAAGTGATCCAGTTACCTTTGCCTCAACAATTCTCGATGCATACACTCAACATACACATCCGGAACGTCAGAGTGCTTTCTGTAG GTTAGATGTTATTAATAGGTGCTTCTCCAGAAGAACAATCGAAGAAATTATGTCTACACTA GAGATAGAGGCCACTCATAAACCAGATGACTGGATCTCAGCTACCATTGGAGCACTGAAGAAAGCTTCACCAGCAAGCCTTAAAATCACTCTTAGATCG ATAAGAGAAGGACGAGTGCAAGGTGTGGGGCAGTGTCTTATCCGTGAGAATAGAATGGTGTCTCATGTGATGAAGGGAGATATAAGCAAAGATTTTGTGGAG GGGTGTAGAGCAATATTGATAGACAAAGATAGGAATCCAAAG TGGGAGCCAAGGAGACTAGAGGATATGAAGGATATCATGGTAGAGCAGTACTTCAAGAGAGTGGAAGAAGAGGATGGATGGGAGGATCTAAAGCTTCCTCCTAGGAAACACTTGCCTGCTTCAGCGATCGCAAAGCTGTAA